Genomic window (Manduca sexta isolate Smith_Timp_Sample1 chromosome 26, JHU_Msex_v1.0, whole genome shotgun sequence):
GTTGCAACTGCTGGTGTTGTTGTTGATGTTGGTGTTGCTGCATTTGCTGGTGCTGGTGCGGCTGGTGTTGATATTGTGATGTCTGCGGTCCTTGCGATTGCGGTTGCGGTTGTTGTCCTGTTGGCattcatattttagttattattaataactagcttttgtacATCTTTGAGCGCCCTCTGCATCGCGAAATTTTTATACTCTTACTGCACGCCGCGCGTTGATGAATCGCTTCGTTTAAAATGCACATACAAATGAAAcagaatataatacttaatgtaTCTACTATAACGTCCTTGAACAACATTTTGAGTAATAAGGTATAATCTAGTGTAAATAGTACTAATATAAGATGTTTTTGTTACATAGATatgttgtccgagctcaatactggtaagacgaaagcaaggtaattgcccgacattcacttagtcaacctccaaccactgtcgcggctagtcggcttactaacttacCGTATGCGTGGTGGTTGTACTGCGGGTGGTGGTGCGGCAGCAGCGCGGGCGGGCGGTGCGGCTGGTGCGGCGCGTGTCGGCGCGCCGCCTCCTCCGACATCTCCGCCAGCTTGGCGGCGCGCGCGCTCATCGCACTCGACTGCGCCGTCTGCTGCACCGGGCGTCATTATGTTCATTACACGTATCAAATAAGGTAAGGCGTTTACTAAAACGTCAAGTATTACTGTTCACGtgcacacacacatacagaTATACTTTTTACCCCTGAAGTTATAGACGAAGATGCAACTGGTGTTCTTTCTGTTTGCAATGTGTATTCCATTTTATAATAAGATCGCGGGaaaagcctatcgccataccgaaCATAAATTTTCATCCGGGACTTGGGATGATATAGGGCAGAAGAACTCTATATTTTCAGAGCGTCAGCCGCACAGTGCACGCGATATAACTACGTGACAAGTATAATTACTGTGtaaagtataattaacaattaccTGGTGTGAGGGAGAATCCGGAGTTTGCTCCTGTGTGGCGGCAGAGAAGTGCGCCGACTGGGGCCGGTTGCTACCCGTCGAGCTGCGTAGAGATGACCATCTGGAATGTACGCACGTTTTTAAACAATGGAATAATTCGGCAAATGTAGTTTGTGAAAACTGCATAATGCAATTCCCTTCTGTATAAAGTAACAGattatacacattacacacccATCAACATGCTGGACCCAATATTAGGataggaattttaattttttgtcgtAATTTCGTAGAACAACTTTTTTCTGGTTaatacacaattttaaataaacaactgCAGGACAGACTGTCATTAATTTTACGGTGATACGTATTAATTCTGCTCCTTTTGTTTCACAGTCTGCAAATAGCTTGGAGCAATGTATGTGCTATTTTACAAGAGGAAGACAACAGCTACGTATTAGCATAAGCAGTGTTACCTATCCTGTAGCGCGTGATGCTGCGAGTGCACGGTGGAGAGGTTCTGGTAGAAGCCGTCGTGGTGCGCCGGCGTGGACAGGTTGTGGCTGCTCCGCGACTTGCTGGGCCAAGCGCTCGGAGAGCCCGCCGCGCCGGGACTCATCGACGTGCTGACACACACATACAACCGATCACCTACCAGTACTAGCGTACATGGACCTAACTCAATATTGATATACATGACcgttattgttatatttttaaaataaataatatttaataacaagcATTGGTATTTCAATCATTAGTTTCCTGTGCTCTTAAAAGTTTGGCTATTaccaagatattttaaaatggaaatctTCTAAAGCTGCAAGGAAAATCTAGTGACAGATAGTCGTTTCATTTACAGTATCGGTTGTTAGGAATCGTATCCGTATCGTATcgtaattgtataattatattaataagacgCAAAGGTATCCAAATTATgaaaaagctattaaaatacttcttttatttttaacatactaGTCATTTTAAggtttaagaaaataatttgaacaatTTTCACATAGGTAGATAAGTTCGTGCAATGATTGTCGGTACATACGTGTGCGGCATGGTGACCGGCGGCGAGGCGGCGTGGTGCAGCGCGGGCGTGCTCTTGCTCGGCTTCACGGGCTCGGCCGCCAGCCGCGCCGGCAGGTCGCGCTCCGACGCGCGCCGCACCGCGCCCCCGCCCGCGACCCCACCCGCGACCCCACCCGTGCCCGCTGTcgatacaaaacataaatatatcacGAGCCACTGCTATAACAACTAGATTCATATTAATTCCGCTTTAAACCTGAAAAGCATAAGCGTGCTCCTGTAACAtacatctaaaaaaataattataatgtagcaaaaacaaaaatgtcaGCATTGTGTccttgcaaataaaatataacaacctTATACTTCAACATAACTGTGCGGAATTCGACGGAATTCGAGAAACGAAAGAAAAAGAATACAAGTAATAAACGCAtgctgtaacaaaaaaaaatatgacgagAAATGATACGAATGGACGCTCGAAAAAAAATAGTGGGACGGCTAGAACACACCTATTATCATGCTTGTAGTGGAGCCTTACAAGGTGTGAGGGCAGTCGAGCTGGAGACGGCGGGGCTCGGCGCGGAGCTGAGCGCGGGGCTGGTCGCGAGGCTGCGGCGCGCGGGCCGCACGTCCGGCCAGCTCAGCGCCAGCGCGCCGCCGCACTCCGCCGCCGCAACACACACGTCGCCCGACGACGATGCGCGTGTCGCCTGTCGCGGCGCCTCTGATGGGGAGTCATCTTTATTCAATTTGTATATACTCTCGCTTCGGCCCAAAGATTCTTTGCTCCTTTTTATTTGATCCGAATTCACACTGGATTGATTTGATTTTAGTCTTATATTATCAAGTGTGATCTTCCTCGGTTTTTTATCGACGATTTCGTTAAAAATGTATCCGTTGAGTGCGCCCTCAGTCTGTTCCTCGGCCGGCAAATTGGGTAGCTCAAACTCATTACCTTGCGCCAGAGTGTCCTCGCTGCCCCGCGAACCATATCTGGACCAGTCTTCTAACTGGATGAGTATGCTTTTTACTTCGTCATCGGACATTTTTGCACCTTTCGATTCGGTTGTTTCAGTTTTTTCCGTCTCATATTGTATGTCTGCTAAACTGACACTCATTGGGATCGAGTCAATAATTTTACTAGCTTTCTTACCGCACGTGCTGAGATTAGGACTAGATTGACAATTTCGTTTGTAAACTTTGACACTATACGTGAGATTGATAGCATTGAAGTGTTTAGTTAAAGCTTTCACTTTCCCGAATGCCGGTCTAAATTCATCCGGTGATTTCCAAGATTTTCTGTCGGCACTGTCCAATATCTTTTTTGCACCTATTTCCACTGGCGTTTGAACGACAGCTTTAGTTTCGGGTTTGTCATCGGTCGTGTCGTCGAAAGACTGAGATGTCGAGTATGTGGACGGAATCTCTGTATCCTCGGATTTGCTTGAATAAGATTTAGACATCGTAAATAATGACCTTCGGAGACGGCACTGAACGTcttctatttttttactttctcgGGCGATATCTAATTTGACGTCAAGTCTGGGTCCTACAAGTAATGTGGATGATGGTTTCGGTTCCGAATCCAAAGGGGATGAAAGAGTTTGGCAGATCGCATCGGCAGTTTCCGGCTTCTTGTCATCCGGCTTGTCAAGTGATAGAGACGGCAATATTCTCCTAATTTTAGGCGTGCCGATGTTTTCAGGGATTCCGTCATTTTCAAATATGACCGGTTCGGAATTGGGCTCGTCGATGAATGGTATCGGCTGCGTCTCTGGCTGCGGCGTGCGGCAGCACTCGCACGCGCTGACGCATTCGTCGACGGCGGTACAGCGGCGGCGGAATGCGTCGCCGTCCTTGGCGCGCATGTTGAACAGGTCGAGCGTGAGCCTGGTGTCGATGGGCCTCATCTGCGGCGGCAGGCCCGCGTCGCTGTCGCCGCTGTCGGCGCGCTCGCCGCTGTACTCGTAGTGCGCGGGCGGTGTGGGCGGCGTGGGCGGTGCGGGCGGAGTGGGCACACATGGCATAAGGTTCTCCGTCGACGCATGCGTGTCCTCCGCGGTCGTGTCGCTGCTGGGATGCTTCTCGTCAAAGTCTTCACACGTGAACGTAAACACCGGTATAGGTCGCGGCGGTTGACCGGTCTTCAACTCGATCGGACAACCCGGCGTGTCGGGCGATAAATCTTCTCGTAATTGATCGTTTTCTCTGTCTAAAGTTATTATTAGTCTGGGAATGGAGCCATGGTACTGCGGCGTGAAGTCCTCGCTGTCATCCGTACTGGACTCAGTGGACTCGTCCCTCAAAAGTTGACATCGATAATTACAAGGACGACGACCATATCCTGCAACGCGAAGTACCCATTTAAATGCTTAACCGCTATTCATATGCTAATCGGCTAATCTCATTATTATAAACTGAAAAGCTAGAACAAAATATTACTGAAGACTAATCTTGTAGTAGAAGAAAACAATAGAACCAAATCGAACGAAAAAGTTACcaggaaaaaaaaaacgagattttaaaacgaaagaaataaacaaatcacaACACCAGTATAACCCGTATCGATTATAATTAAGAAGACACGTGACGTCGACACGTTTGGGATGTAAAGGTGTTCTGTATAAACAAAATAGAGGTTTGCCTGCAGTGGCGAGCTCCGTGAGCGGCGAGGTGGGCTTGAGCAGCGCGGGGTGCGGGTTGATGAACGTGCCCGAGTTGCGGCGCGCGCGGTCCTCGAACTGCACCTCCTCGTCTGACGCCACATCCGCGTATGCCAAACAGTTACACTCAAACATATTGTAAACTAACTTatctaagtttttattatatgacacaaaaaatattgaaatttgatAGCATATCAATAAATGACGAAATGCAGTAGTATTATTTTgcagtattaaaaataacaagggGGTCCTGAGCAAACATACCTTGTCGTTGATTATATGCGGGTTGATGAAGTAGAGTTGCTAATCCGTGAAGCATGGCGCCCTGCTTTGCCACTTCTAACGTGACAGTAGGTCCAGTCCTCACGAGGTATTCTGCTGCCTAAATtgacaaacataaatttacgATACTTAAAACTGAAAAGTTTATGGAAAAAGGGGAATTATTTAGTGGAAGCCTAGGAAATAGTGCGAACATAAGTTATGAACGTGAGGTGTTTTGTGTTTTCGTGACAAAACTAACCTTTTCTTGTGTGATGCCGACGAGTGACTGTCCATCAACCGAAAGCAGTTGGTCGCCGGCTGCCAGCCGCCCGTCCGCTGCGGCCGCTCCACCAGGCACAACTGACTTGATGTAAATGCCTAGCTTGCTCTGTCCCGCGCCCTGTTTTACATCCATTAAGGTCATTCTTATGCAGTTGCAGATAGCAGTTGTTAGAGTAGGGTAAGCGGTATGGTACGTACCTTGGCGGCGACGATGCTGAGCCCCATGCCGTTAGAGTTTTTATGTAGATGCACGATAGagagcggcggcgcgggcggggcgCGCGGGCGCGTCGCTGCGGGCGGTGGCATGTACACCGTCCACGCACCCGGCGCATGCGCCTGCAGCGCCAACCGACATAGCCCGCCGCGCTGCAGCGGCGCCACGAACTCTGCTAGCCCTGGCGGCACGCCGCGCACCACTTCCGCACTGAACCCGTCTGCTGGAATCAGCAGCCCCGCACCCAGCCACCAACGCTCCTCAGCCTCGATCTAATCACGAGTATAAcactcataataatattgtccatactatttttttaatgatatcatGAAGatgaagtataaataattttgatatgtgCGGTACGTGCCTCTCGTCCGTCGGCGCGGCACAGTTCGTCCgcgagcgcgcgcgcgtgcgcgACGGCAGCTTCGAGCACGTCGGGCGTCACGAGCGGCGCCAGTAACGCGCGCACCTGCGCCGAGTTTAGTTTAAAGCACGTCGCCAGCGCGGCGCACACCTCCTCGCCTGTCCGATACTCGCCCTGTATCAGCCGCGCTGCACACACAACGATGACTTGTTATAGTATacagtacatatattttatatttttactcgtTTATTCTATTTCGCAAAGTTATAAAGATAGTCATAAGTAAGTGTGGTGTTATTGAGGCGTGGTGATGTATACTGACCAGCCTGGTGCGTGCGCGCGAGGTGGCAGTCGGCGGCGAGCTCGAGCCCCTGCCGCTCGGCCCAGGAGGCGAGCTGCGCCAGACGCGCCGACAGCGCCGCGCCCCATCGTGCGCTCACCGACCCCGGCTCTGATATCAGCTGAACGCACAACCATTCACGACTTAAAATTTGCAATCAGTGAATCACTAGATTGTTTGTCCACGAACTTACTAATTTGCACTTTAGCATTTTCACAACTCCTTTTAAACAAACGAGAATTctattaatcaattataattatagattgATTTTTAAGGATCGTTTTCATTCCaaaacgttaaaaatataaccttattgAAACAGAACGCGTTGATGTAGTGGAAAAGATGTGAGAAGAGTTGTATGGTGAGCGCGGCGTTGACGCGGCACCGGCGCAGCAGCACCATGGCGGCGGCCAGCGCCTGCACAGTGGGCGCGGTGGCGTCGTTGGCGTCGCCCGCGGGCGCGCCGCCggcccccgcgcccgcgccgccgccgctcgTCAGCGTGTCGAGCGCGCGGGACAGCTCATTTTGGAAGCAAGACACTAGATTGCTGAAAACAAATCTCAGtgtttattggattttattgctTATGCTGTGTGTATATTTggtatagttattaaaattaaaacaaaagccgAATTTACGTTATAATGAATTTACATTGTATAAGGAGACGTCAAAACCTGTAACTGTATATATTTAGTTGgcgctaaataaaaatattttatattatttttataaatcgtaAAAGTACATAATAAACAGAAAATTGGAAAAGTACTATACAAAAAAGTGAAAAGTCAGCAATCTAATCTGCTAACACATAAGATGTGGGCTATaagaatatttgataaaatcaaCTACTCTAGTTCTAACGGTGTTTAAATGAATGTTTACCTGAAAGCATTTTGCACTGTCATCAATAAAACTTCTTGCGCCTGTGTCGAAAATGAGGATATATGGCGGTCAAATTTTAGGAAATGTAGCAGCTCGCTGGCATTAGCCATCCAAAACGCTTGCGCCGCCGAATCTTTTGCACGTTCCTGAAATGTTAATACGTAATATTTAGTGTGtaccattttattaattagtttatatttttatagataatttatttaaatttatttgagcAAATTTATACCAGACCAATGTTTTGAttagttgtatatatttattgtatgtatggACCTGTACGGTGGCGTGTATGAGCGTGGCGACGTGGTGCAGGAAGGCGGTGAGCTTGTGCGCGCGCTCGTTGGGCGTGAGCTCGGGCCGGTAGTGCGTCGACGCGCGGTATCTGCGAACACACATCGCTCGTCACGTGGGGCATCGCCTTCATGCATTTCCTCTAAATACACGTTTCAGTGAGTGACAATGaagttatgtttttatgaattttacttatttaacagGGTAAAAAGTGTTAGCGTGAAAATACGACAATAATCATTgtcataagtattaaaaaaggaCATTTCTCAGAAAGACTCGGGTAACTATTAATCTATGTGTACGTACCTCGCGCACAAGTACAGCGTGTAAACGGGGGCAAGTTTGAATGCGGGCGCGTGCGGGTCGAGCCTGGTGATGACGGCGGACAGGAACTGAGCCTGTCCCGCTTCCGGGAACTCCAGCACCGCCGGCAGGATCGCCTCCTGCGCCGGCCGCCCCACCATCCTGCACGATACAGCGTGAACATTCAAACTAGCCGTATTTCTTAGTGTCTCGTGCTTTTGTAGAGCCTCGCTGACTTTCTGCCCAAACATTCAGGATTGCTCAGCTGTGATGCCAATCCATGTAAACCCCCAACACCATGACATAAGGTGATTCAATGCTAGGCTTTTTAAACCAATTTGTAATGTTATGTTAGTCATCAGTATCACACTTCAAAGTTAATTACGACGTTATAACACtatgtgaaatattattaccaCAAATAGAACACTGATTTATAAAGTGTTTGATCATAAATAACAAACTAAGTGTGCAtagaaaaatatctaaaaacgtTTTCCGATAAAGCAGAACAAAAACAGACAATAACAGCTAAGCGTTGAGACAGTGGCGATTGTATTTAATATGAAGCTTTACGTCTGATCGTGGACGGTACCTGTTGTCGTGTCCCGAGCCGCCGCTCTTGGCGCTACAGATGCTCTTAGTCTCAACGTTTCCGTCTAAATCGAACGTGGTCTCGTAGTTGTCTTTGTATTGTGAGGTGGGCGTGCGCGTAGTGTTCACGCTCGGCTCTTGCTCGTTGTACACGGAGCCGGATATGTCGTCTTTAGTGTAATCATCCTTCGAGTCGCTCAGATGCTGAGACATCATGAGCGACTCGTTGTCCAGTTTGAGCGTGTTGTTGTTGTACGGCGTGGTGTCGGCGGCGTGCCGTGCGTCGTGTCGCGCGTCGTGTCGCGCGTCGTGCCCGTCGCGGTAGTAGGTGTCGTGCGAGACGGGGCTCATGGTGCGCATGTAGTCGGTGTCGCCGGTGGTGTTCGCGTTCGCGTCGAGCGCGTCGGAGGGCCGCGACGCGACCGACGCGGGCGACATGGCGCCGCTGTTCTCGCCGGCGGACGTCGGCGAGCTAGCGTGGGGGTAACGTACACAAGCGGATGTTCGTGAGCCAGTGACAGAAACATGCAAAAGAAAACAACGACAGATGATAAACAAATAACGGTGATTAAAAAAGCGACGGTTTCGGTGACGGTCACGTAACaattagttcaaaataaaactatagatGCGATAACAAGATGTTGCAGGTGTACACAAACGAGAATTTAGAAAAATGCTAATCGAGTTGGACTAAATCGAACAAAGGATACAACTAATCACAACATATAACATGTAGTGCAAGTGCGAGTGAACACTCACCGATCGTATATGGATCCCGAGCCGAAGTGTTGCGACTGCGCGAGGTTTCTATTGATGATGTTCTCCTGCGCCGGGTCCACGAAGCGGAACGTCGACACGCGCCCGAACTTGAGCAGACAGCCGTGCTGGGGGACACACACGAGTTAAATTAACTTCTGCAAACATATTGCATACACCGTAACACCTACGTGAGTGGACTCGGCAACTTTATATTGCAGGCTAGTTTTATGCTTTGCATGTCATTTCATACTCAAATctaatctaaatttaaatacataacgaTAGGGACACTTCTTTTAAAACGACAGTAGAGACTCGAGTATTCGAACCACAGATATTTGGATACGCAATCATTGGAATTGCTAATCGAGAGCAAATATCTTTATAGTCTAATCAAAAACCTtgttctaaaacaaaaaaaaaataattaattttcaaattacttttactaataagaatattaatgGCCCTTGAGtgattataggctacttatgATTCAGGACATGCTCATTGATGTGGACAAAGCTACGAAGCATCGTTTATTGATAGGCACTTTTGATTATACGACTACAATTAGTCTGGTTAATCGCGTCTTCACTGTTCTACCTAAAATACGATTACATTAATGCTTTAATTTCCGTACAGGTCTATTATTTTCATAACCGTATTACGATGCTGCTCGTATAGATATCTAACACTGCTGAAATAAGAAACAGCGGCTTAGCCCCCTCGCTAACAATAcactatttcatattat
Coding sequences:
- the LOC115447529 gene encoding afadin isoform X2; this translates as MDAADKRMLEREALRNMIQQWNANRLDLFALSEPNENLEFHGVMRFYFQDLGQKIATKCIRVASDATVSDVIETLIEKFRPDMRMLSLGSYSLWETHGPDDERRLEPHEKPLLVQLNWHADDREGRFLLKCLSNNEVPISSVSDKGDQNFKRKLSKREKKELKKKEKLSRLKSDTNDENRPVAEKLYTELPETSFMRSISNPEAVMRRRRQQKLGRKLQQFKSKDGGPDTGGTLRIYGGILRPDVSYITLLLSVNDSAATVLRETLDKYGMAHQDPLQYCIVQEDKSDNSEYILEDDECPLALMNMTRSSIMFHVRRRPADAQPRRRKKKAGSGVGTGGRPGSEPMLLEVAPDASPLENGRRVRINDVVEVGSGNGTTLQLYGPSIQPRHCVVAPAEGGGYTVTPLHADAHVYVNGQRVMHTQRLQHGCLLKFGRVSTFRFVDPAQENIINRNLAQSQHFGSGSIYDRSPTSAGENSGAMSPASVASRPSDALDANANTTGDTDYMRTMSPVSHDTYYRDGHDARHDARHDARHAADTTPYNNNTLKLDNESLMMSQHLSDSKDDYTKDDISGSVYNEQEPSVNTTRTPTSQYKDNYETTFDLDGNVETKSICSAKSGGSGHDNRMVGRPAQEAILPAVLEFPEAGQAQFLSAVITRLDPHAPAFKLAPVYTLYLCARYRASTHYRPELTPNERAHKLTAFLHHVATLIHATVQERAKDSAAQAFWMANASELLHFLKFDRHISSFSTQAQEVLLMTVQNAFSNLVSCFQNELSRALDTLTSGGGAGAGAGGAPAGDANDATAPTVQALAAAMVLLRRCRVNAALTIQLFSHLFHYINAFCFNKLISEPGSVSARWGAALSARLAQLASWAERQGLELAADCHLARTHQAARLIQGEYRTGEEVCAALATCFKLNSAQVRALLAPLVTPDVLEAAVAHARALADELCRADGREIEAEERWWLGAGLLIPADGFSAEVVRGVPPGLAEFVAPLQRGGLCRLALQAHAPGAWTVYMPPPAATRPRAPPAPPLSIVHLHKNSNGMGLSIVAAKGAGQSKLGIYIKSVVPGGAAAADGRLAAGDQLLSVDGQSLVGITQEKAAEYLVRTGPTVTLEVAKQGAMLHGLATLLHQPAYNQRQAGTGGVAGGVAGGGAVRRASERDLPARLAAEPVKPSKSTPALHHAASPPVTMPHTTSMSPGAAGSPSAWPSKSRSSHNLSTPAHHDGFYQNLSTVHSQHHALQDRWSSLRSSTGSNRPQSAHFSAATQEQTPDSPSHQTAQSSAMSARAAKLAEMSEEAARRHAPHQPHRPPALLPHHHPQYNHHAYGQQPQPQSQGPQTSQYQHQPHQHQQMQQHQHQQQHQQLQQQHQQLQQQQQQLQQQQQQLQQHQQLQQQLQPAGSPHAPPHSHQQIYQHIQPPRYEWHPPGPPSPQRSQPPVAPKPQTIRRTDMEMEEQIHQTLASSPPQSTSSVQPDDERYVASALEPPAVSVYLAGGPGAATRPAPAHNPWQREERERQVEAMRAAARLRRDATIAHLVSLGGARTAMQSQQLRSLQLEREFELRATMHDQEEGGAAEDGIEEERRSPSPRSETERAPSAPAPAPAPAHTPLAPVSSPHPPKSILKTNTRSEITNGYVHETTYEESSRMSEMSTAMSGLSMNSAASSSNVAVAGAGASGAPAPPARGSSFAVMAERARALSPPRPDRTPIDAAPPPQSPVNTTRDKRVSFHERAQSAAPPQPQPSPPAPPAPPAPPTSSPPPLHDTPPREDPDRFIEEAENMLASPVSPTTPVSPSGPVTHTPGVIGAQEVYRDPRTRRLAEQRARASAAPVPEQLSFKEKMKMFALESGEATTPKDKVKISRAQRDIDAVH
- the LOC115447529 gene encoding afadin isoform X1; this translates as MDAADKRMLEREALRNMIQQWNANRLDLFALSEPNENLEFHGVMRFYFQDLGQKIATKCIRVASDATVSDVIETLIEKFRPDMRMLSLGSYSLWETHGPDDERRLEPHEKPLLVQLNWHADDREGRFLLKCLSNNEVPISSVSDKGDQNFKRKLSKREKKELKKKEKLSRLKSDTNDENRPVAEKLYTELPETSFMRSISNPEAVMRRRRQQKLGRKLQQFKSKDGGPDTGGTLRIYGGILRPDVSYITLLLSVNDSAATVLRETLDKYGMAHQDPLQYCIVQEDKSDNSEYILEDDECPLALMNMTRSSIMFHVRRRPADAQPRRRKKKAGSGVGTGGRPGSEPMLLEVAPDASPLENGRRVRINDVVEVGSGNGTTLQLYGPSIQPRHCVVAPAEGGGYTVTPLHADAHVYVNGQRVMHTQRLQHGCLLKFGRVSTFRFVDPAQENIINRNLAQSQHFGSGSIYDRSPTSAGENSGAMSPASVASRPSDALDANANTTGDTDYMRTMSPVSHDTYYRDGHDARHDARHDARHAADTTPYNNNTLKLDNESLMMSQHLSDSKDDYTKDDISGSVYNEQEPSVNTTRTPTSQYKDNYETTFDLDGNVETKSICSAKSGGSGHDNRMVGRPAQEAILPAVLEFPEAGQAQFLSAVITRLDPHAPAFKLAPVYTLYLCARYRASTHYRPELTPNERAHKLTAFLHHVATLIHATVQERAKDSAAQAFWMANASELLHFLKFDRHISSFSTQAQEVLLMTVQNAFSNLVSCFQNELSRALDTLTSGGGAGAGAGGAPAGDANDATAPTVQALAAAMVLLRRCRVNAALTIQLFSHLFHYINAFCFNKLISEPGSVSARWGAALSARLAQLASWAERQGLELAADCHLARTHQAARLIQGEYRTGEEVCAALATCFKLNSAQVRALLAPLVTPDVLEAAVAHARALADELCRADGREIEAEERWWLGAGLLIPADGFSAEVVRGVPPGLAEFVAPLQRGGLCRLALQAHAPGAWTVYMPPPAATRPRAPPAPPLSIVHLHKNSNGMGLSIVAAKGAGQSKLGIYIKSVVPGGAAAADGRLAAGDQLLSVDGQSLVGITQEKAAEYLVRTGPTVTLEVAKQGAMLHGLATLLHQPAYNQRQAGTGGVAGGVAGGGAVRRASERDLPARLAAEPVKPSKSTPALHHAASPPVTMPHTTSMSPGAAGSPSAWPSKSRSSHNLSTPAHHDGFYQNLSTVHSQHHALQDRWSSLRSSTGSNRPQSAHFSAATQEQTPDSPSHQQTAQSSAMSARAAKLAEMSEEAARRHAPHQPHRPPALLPHHHPQYNHHAYGQQPQPQSQGPQTSQYQHQPHQHQQMQQHQHQQQHQQLQQQHQQLQQQQQQLQQQQQQLQQHQQLQQQLQPAGSPHAPPHSHQQIYQHIQPPRYEWHPPGPPSPQRSQPPVAPKPQTIRRTDMEMEEQIHQTLASSPPQSTSSVQPDDERYVASALEPPAVSVYLAGGPGAATRPAPAHNPWQREERERQVEAMRAAARLRRDATIAHLVSLGGARTAMQSQQLRSLQLEREFELRATMHDQEEGGAAEDGIEEERRSPSPRSETERAPSAPAPAPAPAHTPLAPVSSPHPPKSILKTNTRSEITNGYVHETTYEESSRMSEMSTAMSGLSMNSAASSSNVAVAGAGASGAPAPPARGSSFAVMAERARALSPPRPDRTPIDAAPPPQSPVNTTRDKRVSFHERAQSAAPPQPQPSPPAPPAPPAPPTSSPPPLHDTPPREDPDRFIEEAENMLASPVSPTTPVSPSGPVTHTPGVIGAQEVYRDPRTRRLAEQRARASAAPVPEQLSFKEKMKMFALESGEATTPKDKVKISRAQRDIDAVH
- the LOC115447529 gene encoding afadin isoform X3 translates to MDAADKRMLEREALRNMIQQWNANRLDLFALSEPNENLEFHGVMRFYFQDLGQKIATKCIRVASDATVSDVIETLIEKFRPDMRMLSLGSYSLWETHGPDDERRLEPHEKPLLVQLNWHADDREGRFLLKCLSNNEVPISSVSDKGDQNFKRKLSKREKKELKKKEKLSRLKSDTNDENRPVAEKLYTELPETSFMRSISNPEAVMRRRRQQKLGRGTLRIYGGILRPDVSYITLLLSVNDSAATVLRETLDKYGMAHQDPLQYCIVQEDKSDNSEYILEDDECPLALMNMTRSSIMFHVRRRPADAQPRRRKKKAGSGVGTGGRPGSEPMLLEVAPDASPLENGRRVRINDVVEVGSGNGTTLQLYGPSIQPRHCVVAPAEGGGYTVTPLHADAHVYVNGQRVMHTQRLQHGCLLKFGRVSTFRFVDPAQENIINRNLAQSQHFGSGSIYDRSPTSAGENSGAMSPASVASRPSDALDANANTTGDTDYMRTMSPVSHDTYYRDGHDARHDARHDARHAADTTPYNNNTLKLDNESLMMSQHLSDSKDDYTKDDISGSVYNEQEPSVNTTRTPTSQYKDNYETTFDLDGNVETKSICSAKSGGSGHDNRMVGRPAQEAILPAVLEFPEAGQAQFLSAVITRLDPHAPAFKLAPVYTLYLCARYRASTHYRPELTPNERAHKLTAFLHHVATLIHATVQERAKDSAAQAFWMANASELLHFLKFDRHISSFSTQAQEVLLMTVQNAFSNLVSCFQNELSRALDTLTSGGGAGAGAGGAPAGDANDATAPTVQALAAAMVLLRRCRVNAALTIQLFSHLFHYINAFCFNKLISEPGSVSARWGAALSARLAQLASWAERQGLELAADCHLARTHQAARLIQGEYRTGEEVCAALATCFKLNSAQVRALLAPLVTPDVLEAAVAHARALADELCRADGREIEAEERWWLGAGLLIPADGFSAEVVRGVPPGLAEFVAPLQRGGLCRLALQAHAPGAWTVYMPPPAATRPRAPPAPPLSIVHLHKNSNGMGLSIVAAKGAGQSKLGIYIKSVVPGGAAAADGRLAAGDQLLSVDGQSLVGITQEKAAEYLVRTGPTVTLEVAKQGAMLHGLATLLHQPAYNQRQAGTGGVAGGVAGGGAVRRASERDLPARLAAEPVKPSKSTPALHHAASPPVTMPHTTSMSPGAAGSPSAWPSKSRSSHNLSTPAHHDGFYQNLSTVHSQHHALQDRWSSLRSSTGSNRPQSAHFSAATQEQTPDSPSHQQTAQSSAMSARAAKLAEMSEEAARRHAPHQPHRPPALLPHHHPQYNHHAYGQQPQPQSQGPQTSQYQHQPHQHQQMQQHQHQQQHQQLQQQHQQLQQQQQQLQQQQQQLQQHQQLQQQLQPAGSPHAPPHSHQQIYQHIQPPRYEWHPPGPPSPQRSQPPVAPKPQTIRRTDMEMEEQIHQTLASSPPQSTSSVQPDDERYVASALEPPAVSVYLAGGPGAATRPAPAHNPWQREERERQVEAMRAAARLRRDATIAHLVSLGGARTAMQSQQLRSLQLEREFELRATMHDQEEGGAAEDGIEEERRSPSPRSETERAPSAPAPAPAPAHTPLAPVSSPHPPKSILKTNTRSEITNGYVHETTYEESSRMSEMSTAMSGLSMNSAASSSNVAVAGAGASGAPAPPARGSSFAVMAERARALSPPRPDRTPIDAAPPPQSPVNTTRDKRVSFHERAQSAAPPQPQPSPPAPPAPPAPPTSSPPPLHDTPPREDPDRFIEEAENMLASPVSPTTPVSPSGPVTHTPGVIGAQEVYRDPRTRRLAEQRARASAAPVPEQLSFKEKMKMFALESGEATTPKDKVKISRAQRDIDAVH